ACAGGGGCACTTGTATTTCCATCAGCTTCTTAACCAGATACTCACCTCTAATACTCAATTCTGAAAGAGAAGTGAGTCGGTCCAAGCCCCACTTGGTGATATCTGTATTGCTGTAAACCCCTTCTTCATTGCCGACAACTAGTGTCCTTAAATTGATAGGCAAACCCTCTTCTGCAATGGATTCCAAATTCGGAACATcacaaatatataatgtttGGAGGCCACTGAGATTATTAATTGGTTCTGGTAATGAATTAATCTTGTCGCATTTATCTACCTCAAAATAACTCAGGTTAGGAGTGGACGAATCCGGTAGGGAAATCGACTCCAGTTCAGGACACCCATATACTTCGAGATGTTCAAGAAACATGAGAGATTGgcttgctgcttcttcttccaaaattgaaattgatttcaaatttttacatttaaaaagCACAAGATGCTTGAGCACAGGGAGAGAACCCAAGGGAAATGACGTCAGCGAGCAACAGCTACGTATTATATCCAGATCCTCAAGTGCCTTGCAACTGTGAAGGAACTCATGAGTTGGGAATTCAAGGCTCTCACAGCCTCGGATAAAAAGTGTCTTTAACGCTTTGGGCAGACCATTGCTCGGGAAGGACGTCAGAGAAGGAATTTCATAGAGCCATAATTGTTGAAGTGAGTTAAAATTGAATACATTCATTCGTCTCATTATGTTTCTGTTATCCACTTCTCCTGAAAACTCTGATTCAAGTACACAACAATCCTCTACTTCAAGTTCAATTAAGCAAGGAAGATTGCTGGGTAAATTTCCTTTCAGCTTCGGACACCTTCTCAGAGATAGGTGTGATAGACGGGGGAACTCAGTAGTTATACCATCTATCATGTTCCATTCCTCCCACTCTTCCATCGATTTAAATTCCAAAGTCTCCAAGGAGGGAAACGGTTGGAATGACGGGGAATTACTTCCGTAAAATTCAGACCCAATACTCTTCACTGATCTCATACCTGAAATGAAGAGTTTTTCTAGGCTTTGTAGTCGTCCAAGAGGTGGCACTGAAGAACAATGACGACAATCTTCAATTCTCAAACACACTATGTTGCCAAATGAGGAATCACCCAACCAATTTGGGAAACTAGTTCCACCATAGCATTTAACGGTCAATTTCTTCAAATTAGTTGAGGGTTGCAGATGTTCAAGTACAACTTGATGGGAGTCTTCCAAAATGGAATCACTCCATTCCAATGATAACTCTTCAATTTGCTTTTTCTCCTTCAAATTGGCTTGACAAGCATCAGACGGATCAATAACATTTTCTAGTTTTGAGATGCAGAGTTTACCTTGTAAATTGGGAAATTTTCTCATTTCTGCAAGCTTCACTCCATGTTGTTGTTTGCTGACAATAAAACCACTCAGACTTTGCAGATTTTCTAGTCTGGCTATTTCTACGGGTATCTCCTGCAAATCAGTACCATCAATATCAAGGCGCCGTAGATTCACCAATTTTCCCATCTCCTCAGGCAACTTAGTAAGAACCCAACAATAATCAATAGCAAGGTGGC
The genomic region above belongs to Arachis duranensis cultivar V14167 unplaced genomic scaffold, aradu.V14167.gnm2.J7QH unplaced_Scaffold_165934, whole genome shotgun sequence and contains:
- the LOC127743923 gene encoding putative disease resistance protein At3g14460, with the protein product MHDLINDLATMVSFPYCKRHDNEMQLGNLNKIRHLSYDKSMFNHFGELDSLHGLKGFRTLTALPFEFESRIPGHYLANGVLHELLLALKQLRVLSLSDYRNITVLPNSIGDLKHLRYLDLSCTRIERLPPAICKLYNLQTLLLSYCVALTELPEEMGKLVNLRHLAIDYCWVLTKLPEEMGKLVNLRRLDIDGTDLQEIPVEIARLENLQSLSGFIVSKQQHGVKLAEMRKFPNLQGKLCISKLENVIDPSDACQANLKEKKQIEELSLEWSDSILEDSHQVVLEHLQPSTNLKKLTVKCYGGTSFPNWLGDSSFGNIVCLRIEDCRHCSSVPPLGRLQSLEKLFISGMRSVKSIGSEFYGSNSPSFQPFPSLETLEFKSMEEWEEWNMIDGITTEFPRLSHLSLRRCPKLKGNLPSNLPCLIELEVEDCCVLESEFSGEVDNRNIMRRMNVFNFNSLQQLWLYEIPSLTSFPSNGLPKALKTLFIRGCESLEFPTHEFLHSCKALEDLDIIRSCCSLTSFPLGSLPVLKHLVLFKCKNLKSISILEEEAASQSLMFLEHLEVYGCPELESISLPDSSTPNLSYFEVDKCDKINSLPEPINNLSGLQTLYICDVPNLESIAEEGLPINLRTLVVGNEEGVYSNTDITKWGLDRLTSLSELSIRGEYLVKKLMEIQVPLLPNSLRMLEIEGAREIQDLDGKWLQHLTSLKSLELYECDKLKSLPKEGLPSSISSLQIQGCPMLKASCERKKG